Proteins encoded within one genomic window of Humulus lupulus chromosome 1, drHumLupu1.1, whole genome shotgun sequence:
- the LOC133812844 gene encoding protein RER1A-like yields the protein METEAAGVGLAADDQSSSSSSPAAAFSRWTFSFSRRYQHFLDKSTPHVLHRWLACLGVALIYALRVYLVEGFYIVSYGLGIYILNLLIGFLSPQVDPEIHDLSDGPSLPTRGSDEFRPFVRRLPEFKFWYSITKAFCIAFVMTFFSAFDVPVFWPILLFYWMVLFIMTMRRQISHMIKYKYVPFSFGKQRYDGRRASSTDGSAD from the exons ATGGAAACCGAAGCGGCGGGCGTGGGTCTCGCCGCGGATGATCAATCGTCGTCGTCTTCTTCTCCGGCGGCGGCGTTTTCGCGATGGACCTTTTCCTTTTCGAGGCGGTACCAGCACTTTCTCGACAAGTCAACGCCGCACGTGCTCCACCGGTGGCTCGCGTGCCTCGGTGTGGCGTTGATCTACGCTCTCCGCGTTTATTTGGTCGAAGGGTTCTACATCGTCTCGTATGGACTCGGGATCTACATTCTCAACCTTCTCATCGGATTTCTCTCTCCTCAGGTTGACCCTGAGATCCACGACCTCTCCGATGGCCCCTCCCTTCCTACCAGGGGATCTGACGAGTTCCGCCCCTTCGTTCGTCGCCTCCCGGAGTTCAAATTCTG GTACTCTATTACAAAGGCGTTTTGCATTGCTTTTGTGATGACATTCTTCAGTGCCTTTGATGTACCTGTATTCTGGCCCATACTTCTTTTCTACTGGATGGTATTATTTATTATGACTATGAGGAGACAGATTTCCCACATGATCAAGTACAAATACGTTCCATTCTCTTTTGGGAAACAG CGGTATGATGGAAGAAGAGCATCTTCAACCGATGGCTCGGCAGATTGA
- the LOC133812843 gene encoding small RNA degrading nuclease 1 encodes MEDLLATAEKKALVEIVKLVQKRGFKGSKGEWKEFLSGYDKKFGAKLSDPAKRSNEVLVSFLKTFDDEEHLKYVTQLIQSYSKRNLVQKFTRAPDNESPEQMLVRLTLEHPQYPLEYSFPSKDQGWIVTKLGKMSNVMSSENILAVDCEMVLCVDGTEAAVRVCVVDRNLQVKLNELVNPKKEVADYRTEITGITAADLEGVTCTLADVQKSMMKILSSGNILAGHSLSNDLNVLKIDHAWVIDTSYIFRYSEGPISRRPSLNNLCKSLLGYEVRKAGSPHNCLDDACAAMKLVLARIEQKASDTIPYKEVNVVPEIEMPKLLLHRIPSHVPSEELLKVIPGDFTIETKSNRRIKGDKYTAFAFFKNLQEAEEAYEKVEGSILKDTLGRPQKLITCKLSTGETYSLCVRSTGRGDCFDGDLSKKRAVEVQETSKVSKKLKSDEKIEEETPAEDKGSKQKLKSKKVSKHKKNKKGKKKRA; translated from the exons ATGGAGGACCTGCTCGCTACCGCTGAGAAAAAG GCCCTTGTTGAGATTGTGAAGTTGGTCCAGAAAAGAGGATTCAAGGGCAGTAAAGGAGAGTGGAAAGAGTTTTTGAGTGGTTATGATAAAAAGTTTGGGGCTAAATTGAGTGACCCGGCAAAGAGGTCTAATGAAGTTTTGGTTTCTTTTTTGAAGACATTTGATGACGAGGAGCATTTGAAG TACGTGACTCAACTAATTCAATCTTATTCAAAGCGCAACTTAGTTCAGAAGTTTACAAGAGCTCCAGATAATGAGTCACCTGAGCAG ATGCTGGTTCGCTTAACTCTTGAACACCCCCAATACCCATTAGAGTATTCGTTCCCTTCAAAGGATCAG GGTTGGATTGTTACCAAGCTTGGGAAAATGTCCAACGTGATGAGTTCAGAAAACATTCTTGCTGTTGACTGTGAGATGGTTCTGTGCGTAGATGGAACTGAAGCAGCGGTGAGGGTGTGTGTAGTGGATCGCAATTTACAG GTCAAATTGAATGAACTTGTAAATCCTAAGAAAGAAGTTGCAGATTATAGAACTGAAATTACAGGAATTACTGCAGCTGATCTGGAGGGAGTTACATGCACATTGGCGGATGTACAG AAATCAATGATGAAGATATTATCAAGTGGAAATATTTTAGCAGGCCACAGCTTAAGTAACGATCTCAATG TATTGAAGATAGACCATGCATGGGTGATTGATACCTCTTACATATTCAGATATTCAGAGGGACCCATCAGTAGAAGACCTTCTTTGAATAATTTGTGCAAG TCTTTGTTGGGCTATGAAGTGCGGAAGGCGGGTTCTCCACATAATTGTTTGGATGATGCTTGTGCTGCCATGAAGCTTGTTCTTGCTAGGATAGAGCAAAAAGCAAGCGATACTATTCCCTACAAAGAAGTGAATGTT GTGCCTGAAATTGAAATGCCGAAACTACTACTTCACAGGATTCCATCACATGTACCTAGTGAAGAATTACTTAAGGTTATTCCTGGGGACTTCACAATTGAAACTAAG TCAAATAGGAGAATTAAAGGAGATAAGTACACTGCCTTTGCTTTCTTTAAAAATTTACAAGAAGCAGAGGAAGCATATGAAAAAGTGGAAGGCAGCATCTTGAAG GATACGTTGGGACGGCCGCAGAAACTCATCACATGCAAACTCAGCACAGGTGAAACTTATAGTCTGTGTGTTCGTAGTACGGGTCGCGGTGATTGCTTTGATGGGGACTTGTCTAAGAAGAGAGCTGTTGAAGTACAGGAGACCTCAAAAGTatcaaaaaaattgaaatcagaTGAGAAGATTGAAGAGGAGACACCGGCAGAGGATAAGGGATCGAAGCAAAAACTTAAAAGTAAAAAGGTATCCAAgcacaaaaagaacaagaaaggaaaaaagaaacGAGCTTAG
- the LOC133812842 gene encoding phosphatidylinositol 3,4,5-trisphosphate 3-phosphatase and protein-tyrosine-phosphatase PTEN2A-like, with amino-acid sequence MNSESSNSLPQPSAEASDVDHSAPAVSGQETNPRESASVSSSTSSWALKLQQSLGAVQESPSGIAGMSAFARLARGFGSQMPSVDTPTDKDVKASSESGIFESLTKGLVDSSRSAAKAVQVKARHIVSQNKRRYQEGGFDLDMTYITENIIAMGFPAGSLTSGFFGYLEGFYRNHMEEVIKFFETHHKGKYKVYNLCSERLYDASLFEGKVASFPFDDHNCPPIQLITSFCQSAYAWLKEDIQNVVVVHCKAGMARTGLMICSLLLFLKFFPTAGEAMDYYNQKRCVDGKALILPSQIRYVKYFERILTEFKGENQLGRRCMLRGFRIHKCPYWIRPSITISNHNGILFSTKKHPKTKDLMPEDFWMKASRKGIVVFALPGEPGLTELVGDFKIHFHERQGDFYCWLNTTMSENRMILGASELDGFDKRKLPSPGFQVEIVMIDYDGTLPAKSNPKAKSDSSSTSHAPPNSSVGAESNSKRKQVPQNEDNDDVFSDSDGDEKGAAKSRAAATPTSTATLSEQTGNLSGQTDRLSLGTETRVLQEGTTDGVRKTDCSNDALPKMDSTGGSDIKAMAADASVFSFGDDEDFESD; translated from the exons ATGAACTCAGAATCTTCTAATTCATTACCCCAGCCTTCTGCTGAAGCTTCTGATGTTGATCATTCTGCTCCAGCTGTTTCTGGACAAGAAACTAATCCACGTGAATCAGCTTCTGTGTCTTCTTCAACATCATCTTGGGCATTGAAACTACAGCAATCGCTAGGGGCAGTGCAAGAGAGCCCAAGTGGAATTGCTGGAATGTCGGCATTTGCACGTTTAGCTAGAGGGTTTGGTTCACAGATGCCTTCAGTGGATACTCCAACTGATAAGGATGTTAAAGCCAGCTCAGAGAGTGGTATTTTTGAATCACTCACAAAAGGGCTTGTAGATTCATCCCGGAGTGCAGCGAAGGCTGTGCAGGTTAAAGCACGCCATATAGTCTCTCAAAACAAACGAAGATACCAG GAAGGAGGTTTTGATTTGGATATGACATATATTACCGAGAACATAATCGCCATGGGTTTCCCAGCTGGTAGTTTAACCTCTGGGTTTTTCGGATACCTTGAG GGGTTTTATCGGAATCACATGGAGGAAGTTATCAAGTTTTTTGAAACTCACCACAAG GGAAAATACAAAGTGTACAATCTTTGCTCAGAGAGGTTGTACGATGCATCACTATTTGAAGGGAAG GTTGCAAGCTTTCCATTTGATGACCATAATTGTCCCCCAATTCAGCTCATAACATCATTTTGTCAAAGTGCTTATGCTTGGTTAAAGGAGGACATTCAAAATGTTGTGGTTGTTCATTGTAAAGCTGGTATGGCAAGGACTGGATTAATGATATGTAGCCTTCTCTTATTCCTTAAG TTCTTCCCTACAGCTGGGGAGGCTATGGATTATTACAACCAGAAAAGATGTGTAGATGGAAAGGCTCTGATTCTCCCAAGTCAGATT AGGTATGTCAAATATTTCGAGCGTATTTTAACAGAGTTCAAAGGAGAGAATCAGCTCGGTCGTAG ATGCATGCTTAGGGGTTTTCGGATTCACAAATGCCCTTACTGGATTAGACCCTCTATTACAATCTCCAATCATAATG GTATTTTGTTCTCAACAAAAAAGCATCCAAAAACAAAAGATCTAATG CCAGAAGACTTCTGGATGAAAGCATCTAGAAAAGGGATAGTGGTGTTTGCTCTACCAGGGGAACCTGGTTTAACAGAGTTGGTGGGGGACTTTAAAATCCATTTTCATGAACGCCAAGGAGATTTCTACTG TTGGTTAAATACAACAATGTCAGAAAACAGAATGATCTTAGGTGCATCAGAGCTTGATGGTTTTGACAAG AGGAAATTGCCTTCTCCGGGATTCCAGGTTGAAATTGTGATGATAGACTATGATGGTACTTTACCAGCAAAATCTAACCCAAAAGCCAAATCTGATAGTAGCTCTACTAGTCATGCTCCTCCTAACTCAAGTGTTGGTGCTGAATCTAACTCAAAAAGAAAACAAGTTCCTCagaatgaagacaatgatgatgtATTCTCAGACAGCGATGGGGATGAAAAGGGAGCTGCTAAGAGCCGAGCTGCTGCGACTCCTACTTCTACTGCCACATTATCCGAACAAACAGGAAACTTATCCGGCCAAACTGACCGGCTGTCTCTTGGGACCGAGACACGTGTCTTGCAAGAAGGAACTACCGACGGGGTTAGGAAAACCGACTGCAGCAATGACGCCCTTCCGAAGATGGATTCAACAGGAGGAAGTGATATTAAGGCAATGGCTGCTGATGCTTCTGTTTTCTCTTTTGGGGATGATGAAGATTTTGAGAGTGATTAA
- the LOC133812841 gene encoding F-box protein SKIP2 — translation MGQSSSSLGPHSSETEGLEISRSCRFSFRSSSSSSSYSSLKEEGEVLDLKSGGFDGGGGGGGFGFDYTNNLPDECLALIFQSLGSGDRKRCSLVCKRWFRVDGQHRYRLSLNAQSEILTFLPSLLARFDSVTKLALRCDRKSISVNDDSLIMISIRCPNLSRVKLRGCREITDVGMEFFAQSCKSLKKFSCGSCMFGAKAMNSILTHCKALEELSVKRLRGIHEGSELIGQDIAASSLRSVCLKELMNGQVFQPLILGAKKLTTLKLIRCVGDWDRVLERIGNGNTGFVEIHLERLQVSDSGLSGISKCSNLEVLRIVKTPECTNYGLVCIAEHCRQLRKLHIDAWRTNRIGDEGLIAVAKQCLNLQELVLIGVNPTSLGLAAVASNCLKLERLALCGSGSVGDAEIACIAAKCLALKKLCIKGCPISDVGIETLAWGCPNLAKIKVKKCRGVSGGIAEWLRERRKSLIVNWDDVQDKPLVDASVSHSGAQEMGIVLHRTVRQGTDSNTAAASSSSSNGPLTLFRTKIGFFAYRNLVQCAFSRYPTDDNSSNGNL, via the coding sequence ATGGGACAGTCCAGTTCTTCGCTTGGGCCTCATTCGTCGGAGACCGAAGGCCTGGAAATTTCTCGGAGTTGCCGGTTTAGTTTCAggtcttcttcctcttcttcttcttattcttctttgaaAGAAGAAGgtgaggttttggatttgaaaaGCGGTGGTTTtgatggaggaggaggaggaggtgggtttgggTTTGACTATACGAATAATCTTCCTGATGAGTGTTTGGCTTTGATTTTTCAGTCCCTTGGTTCTGGAGATCGGAAAAGGTGTTCTCTGGTGTGTAAACGGTGGTTTAGAGTGGACGGTCAGCATCGGTATCGGCTTTCTTTGAATGCTCAATCTGAGATATTGACTTTTCTTCCTTCTTTGTTGGCTAGATTTGATTCCGTGACCAAGCTTGCTCTTCGTTGTGATCGTAAATCGATTAGCGTCAACGATGATTCGTTGATTATGATCTCGATTCGTTGTCCTAACCTCTCGCGGGTTAAGCTTCGTGGGTGTAGAGAAATCACCGATGTCGGTATGGAGTTCTTTGCTCAGAGCTGCAAGTCTTTGAAGAAGTTTTCATGTGGGTCGTGCATGTTTGGCGCCAAAGCCATGAATTCTATCCTCACTCATTGTAAGGCTCTCGAAGAGCTCTCTGTCAAGCGGCTTCGCGGAATCCATGAAGGGTCGGAGTTGATCGGCCAAGACATAGCTGCTTCGTCTCTTAGATCCGTATGCTTGAAGGAGCTGATGAATGGACAGGTATTCCAACCTCTTATATTGGGTGCGAAAAAGCTAACGACTTTGAAATTGATTCGATGTGTTGGGGATTGGGATCGAGTTTTGGAAAGGATTGGAAATGGGAACACTGGTTTTGTTGAAATCCACCTTGAGAGGCTTCAGGTTAGTGATTCGGGGCTTTCCGGCATATCGAAATGTTCGAATTTGGAGGTTTTGCGTATTGTAAAGACCCCGGAGTGTACAAACTATGGGCTTGTGTGCATTGCTGAACACTGCAGGCAACTCAGGAAGCTTCATATCGATGCATGGAGGACTAATAGAATTGGTGACGAGGGTCTGATTGCTGTAGCCAAACAATGTCTTAATTTGCAGGAGCTTGTTCTGATTGGTGTCAACCCCACCTCGTTGGGTTTGGCAGCTGTTGCTTCAAATTGCCTAAAGCTTGAACGGTTGGCCCTCTGTGGCAGTGGCTCAGTTGGTGATGCAGAAATAGCCTGCATTGCTGCAAAATGTCTAGCATTGAAGAAGCTGTGTATCAAGGGGTGCCCGATTTCAGATGTCGGGATCGAAACGCTTGCTTGGGGTTGCCCCAATTTGGCTAAGATTAAGGTCAAGAAGTGCAGGGGAGTGAGTGGTGGGATTGCAGAGTGGTTGAGGGAGCGAAGGAAATCACTGATAGTTAATTGGGATGATGTACAAGACAAACCTTTGGTGGATGCTAGTGTTAGTCACAGTGGGGCTCAAGAAATGGGCATAGTGCTTCACAGGACAGTTCGCCAAGGAACAGATTCTAATACTGCAGCAGCTtcaagtagtagtagtaatggtcCATTGACATTGTTTAGAACAAAAATTGGTTTTTTTGCATATAGAAATTTAGTGCAATGTGCCTTCAGCAGATACCCAACTGATGATAATAGTTCCAATGGAAACTTGTGA